A DNA window from Roseovarius sp. Pro17 contains the following coding sequences:
- a CDS encoding YicC/YloC family endoribonuclease: protein MQPGPDVKSMTAFAAGRGALGAYSWTWELRSVNGKGLDLRLRVPDWIAGLEAALRARLSDALARGNVTLGLRVKADEAGGRTRVNAAQLDAALDAMAEVEARAMERGLSLAPARPGDVLAVRGVLETVDADEDSAPLRTALLEDFEVVLADFIAMRAHEGAALHTLLTAHLAEIERLTFAATSAADARRPEAADALKAALARVMDGADGADPARIAQELALIAVKADITEEIDRLGAHVGAAQDLLASGAPVGRKLDFLAQEFNREANTLCSKAGSAPLTAIGLELKAAVDQLREQVQNVE from the coding sequence ATGCAGCCGGGTCCAGATGTGAAATCCATGACCGCCTTCGCCGCCGGACGCGGCGCTTTGGGCGCCTATTCCTGGACGTGGGAGCTGCGCAGCGTCAACGGCAAGGGGCTGGATCTGCGCCTGCGCGTACCTGACTGGATCGCCGGGCTGGAAGCGGCCTTGCGCGCGCGGCTCTCGGATGCACTGGCACGCGGAAACGTGACGCTGGGCCTACGCGTAAAGGCCGACGAGGCGGGTGGACGCACGCGCGTCAATGCCGCACAGCTCGACGCGGCACTGGATGCCATGGCCGAGGTCGAGGCGCGCGCGATGGAGCGGGGCCTATCGCTGGCGCCCGCGCGTCCCGGCGATGTGCTGGCCGTACGCGGTGTGTTGGAAACTGTCGATGCCGACGAGGATAGCGCCCCGCTTAGAACCGCGCTTTTAGAGGATTTCGAGGTGGTTCTGGCCGATTTCATCGCCATGCGCGCCCATGAGGGCGCGGCGCTGCACACCCTTCTGACCGCCCATCTGGCGGAGATTGAGCGCCTGACCTTCGCCGCTACTAGCGCCGCCGACGCCCGCCGCCCCGAGGCTGCAGACGCGCTGAAGGCGGCCCTCGCGCGCGTCATGGACGGCGCGGATGGCGCTGATCCTGCCCGCATCGCGCAGGAACTGGCGTTGATAGCCGTCAAAGCCGACATCACCGAAGAGATCGACCGCCTCGGCGCGCATGTCGGCGCTGCGCAGGATCTGCTGGCCAGTGGCGCGCCCGTGGGCCGCAAGCTGGATTTCCTCGCGCAAGAATTCAACCGCGAGGCCAATACGCTCTGCTCCAAGGCAGGCTCGGCCCCGCTGACCGCCATCGGACTGGAGCTGAAGGCAGCCGTCGATCAACTGCGCGAACAGGTGCAGAATGTGGAATAA
- a CDS encoding class II 3-deoxy-7-phosphoheptulonate synthase: MAEWTKSDWRAKPRVQMPEYTDTEALASAEARLSQYPPLVFAGEARRLKAQLGAAARGDAFLLQGGDCAEAFDQFSADAIRDTFKVMLQMAMVLTFGAKVPVVKVGRMAGQFAKPRSAPTETFDGVELPSYRGDIINELPFSESARMPDPAKMLQAYTQSAATLNLLRAFSKGGYADMNKVHSWTLSFTDGEKAERYREMASRISDALDFMRAAGINNGSTEALQTVDFYTSHESLLLEYEEALTRLDTTSGNWLAGSGHMIWIGDRTRQPDGAHVNFASGVLNPIGLKCGPTMTEDELKALMAKLNPQNEAGRLTLIARFGAGKVSEHLPRLIRTVQAEGANVVWVCDPMHGNTIKSASGYKTRPFDAVLREVREFFGVHKAEGTIPGGVHFEMTGQDVTECIGGLTAVTDENLSDRYHTACDPRLNASQSLELAFLVAEELSALHDVRRAEAV, from the coding sequence ATGGCTGAATGGACAAAATCCGACTGGCGCGCAAAGCCGCGCGTGCAGATGCCGGAATACACCGACACAGAGGCGCTGGCGAGCGCCGAGGCGCGGCTGTCGCAATACCCACCGCTGGTCTTTGCGGGCGAGGCGCGCCGATTGAAGGCGCAGCTAGGCGCGGCCGCACGCGGGGATGCGTTTCTTCTTCAAGGCGGCGATTGCGCCGAGGCGTTCGATCAATTCAGCGCCGATGCGATCCGCGACACGTTCAAAGTGATGCTGCAAATGGCGATGGTGCTGACGTTCGGCGCCAAGGTTCCGGTGGTCAAGGTCGGCCGCATGGCGGGCCAGTTCGCCAAACCGCGCAGCGCCCCCACGGAAACATTCGATGGCGTGGAATTGCCCAGCTATCGCGGCGATATCATCAACGAGCTGCCGTTCTCTGAGAGTGCGCGCATGCCCGACCCGGCCAAAATGTTGCAGGCCTACACCCAGTCGGCAGCCACGCTGAACCTTCTGCGCGCGTTCTCCAAGGGGGGCTACGCAGATATGAACAAGGTCCACAGTTGGACCTTGAGCTTTACTGATGGCGAAAAGGCCGAGCGTTACCGCGAAATGGCCAGCCGCATCAGCGATGCGCTGGATTTCATGCGCGCGGCGGGGATCAACAACGGCAGCACCGAGGCGCTGCAGACGGTTGATTTCTACACCAGCCACGAATCGCTGCTGCTGGAATACGAAGAGGCGCTGACGCGGCTCGACACGACATCCGGCAATTGGCTGGCAGGGTCCGGACACATGATCTGGATCGGCGATCGCACGCGCCAGCCAGACGGTGCGCATGTGAATTTCGCCAGCGGTGTGCTGAATCCCATCGGTCTTAAATGCGGGCCAACGATGACCGAGGACGAGCTCAAGGCGCTGATGGCCAAGCTGAACCCACAGAACGAGGCCGGGCGCCTGACGCTGATCGCGCGCTTCGGCGCGGGCAAAGTCTCGGAACATCTGCCGCGACTCATCCGCACGGTTCAGGCCGAAGGCGCGAACGTAGTCTGGGTGTGCGATCCGATGCATGGCAACACCATCAAGTCGGCCTCGGGCTATAAAACGCGCCCCTTTGATGCAGTGCTGCGCGAGGTCCGCGAGTTCTTTGGCGTGCACAAGGCCGAGGGTACAATCCCCGGCGGTGTGCATTTCGAGATGACCGGCCAGGACGTGACCGAATGCATTGGCGGCCTCACAGCCGTTACCGACGAGAACCTGAGCGATCGCTACCATACCGCGTGCGATCCGCGTCTCAATGCGTCGCAATCGCTGGAACTGGCCTTTCTCGTCGCCGAAGAGCTGTCGGCCTTGCATGACGTCCGCCGCGCCGAAGCAGTCTGA
- a CDS encoding GlxA family transcriptional regulator — MYRDQPRRQAGTLSAAHQTPRRFVFVLIENFTLLSFAAAIECLRIANRMAEKPLYDWTVVGDGDVVACSAGSRFQLDGPLGELGRDDTVLICGGVDIQQASTKKLLNWLRREARRGLKMGGLCTASYLMARAGLLDGKRATIHWENHDSFAEEFPEVALTKSVFTIDGTRMTTAGGTSSIDLMLSIIAQDHDEKLANAVADQLIYSSIRTDQDTQRLSVPTRIGVRHPKLSQVIQMMEANIEEPISPSILARDAGMSTRQLERLFRRYLSRSPKRYYMELRLQKARNLLMQTDMTVINVALACGFSSPSHFSKCYRAHYDTTPYRERGSHSSRLSV; from the coding sequence ATGTACCGCGATCAGCCCAGGAGGCAGGCAGGCACGCTTTCCGCTGCGCATCAAACGCCGCGCCGCTTTGTTTTTGTCCTGATCGAGAATTTTACTCTGCTCAGCTTTGCCGCCGCGATCGAATGCTTGCGCATCGCCAACCGGATGGCCGAGAAACCGCTTTATGACTGGACGGTGGTCGGCGATGGCGACGTGGTTGCCTGTTCGGCCGGGTCACGCTTTCAACTGGACGGCCCCTTGGGCGAGTTGGGCCGCGACGACACGGTTCTGATCTGCGGCGGGGTTGATATCCAGCAAGCCTCGACCAAGAAGTTGCTGAACTGGTTGCGCCGCGAGGCGCGCCGTGGGCTCAAGATGGGCGGGCTCTGCACCGCATCCTACCTGATGGCGCGCGCTGGTCTGCTGGATGGCAAGCGCGCGACGATCCATTGGGAGAACCACGACAGCTTTGCCGAGGAGTTTCCCGAGGTCGCGCTGACCAAGTCGGTCTTTACCATCGACGGCACGCGCATGACAACGGCGGGCGGCACCTCATCCATCGATCTCATGCTCAGCATAATTGCGCAGGACCATGACGAAAAGCTGGCCAATGCCGTGGCAGATCAGCTGATATATTCCTCGATCCGCACTGATCAGGACACTCAGCGTCTGTCGGTGCCGACCCGCATCGGAGTTCGCCATCCCAAGTTGAGCCAGGTCATCCAGATGATGGAGGCCAACATCGAAGAGCCGATCAGCCCGTCGATACTGGCGCGCGATGCGGGCATGTCGACCCGCCAGCTCGAGCGTCTTTTTCGTCGCTATCTTAGCCGCTCGCCCAAGCGGTACTACATGGAGCTGCGTCTGCAAAAGGCGCGTAACCTTTTGATGCAAACCGATATGACGGTGATCAACGTGGCGCTGGCTTGTGGGTTCTCATCGCCCTCGCATTTTTCGAAATGCTACCGCGCGCATTACGACACCACGCCTTACCGCGAGCGCGGATCGCATTCCTCGCGGCTTTCTGTCTGA
- a CDS encoding LysR family transcriptional regulator, producing the protein MALPRRFLPSIASLRALEALDRLGSATAAAEALALTQSAISRQIQALEQQLGVTLIVRDGRRIALTPDAVQYAAEVRAALSQIAQASMKLAVNPSGGALNLAILPTFGMRWLVPRLPDFARTHPEITLNLSTRVKTFNFALEPFDAAIQFGDADWPDTSSMRLRGEAVIAVCAPEILAAHQPRCAADVLNLPLMHIETRPDAWRAWFSAQGVDAPRVAGTIYDQFATITQAALHGLGVALLPEYLAEGDLAAGRLVPAWGGATPSPGAYYLIWPDSKAHDGALSKFRDWLVTQTGGEDLLPR; encoded by the coding sequence ATGGCCCTGCCCCGCCGATTTTTGCCCTCCATAGCCAGTCTGCGTGCACTTGAGGCGCTGGACCGGCTAGGCAGCGCGACGGCCGCTGCCGAGGCTCTGGCGCTGACACAGAGCGCGATCAGTCGCCAGATACAGGCGCTGGAGCAGCAGTTGGGCGTGACGCTGATCGTGCGCGATGGGCGGCGCATTGCGCTAACGCCGGACGCGGTGCAGTACGCCGCCGAAGTGCGCGCGGCGCTGAGCCAAATCGCGCAGGCGTCGATGAAATTGGCGGTCAATCCGTCAGGCGGCGCGCTGAACCTCGCCATCTTGCCGACTTTCGGGATGCGCTGGCTGGTGCCGCGCCTGCCCGATTTTGCGCGAACTCACCCAGAAATTACGCTGAACTTGTCAACGCGGGTAAAGACATTCAACTTTGCCTTAGAACCATTTGATGCTGCTATACAATTTGGTGACGCGGATTGGCCCGACACATCGTCAATGCGGCTGCGTGGGGAGGCGGTGATCGCCGTCTGCGCGCCCGAAATTCTTGCTGCGCACCAGCCGCGCTGCGCTGCCGACGTGCTGAACCTGCCCCTAATGCATATCGAGACGCGCCCCGATGCGTGGCGCGCGTGGTTTTCCGCCCAAGGCGTCGATGCGCCGCGCGTTGCAGGTACGATCTATGATCAGTTCGCGACCATCACGCAGGCCGCGCTGCATGGGCTGGGCGTGGCGCTTTTGCCTGAATATCTGGCCGAGGGCGATTTGGCGGCCGGGCGGCTGGTTCCGGCGTGGGGCGGGGCGACGCCCAGTCCTGGCGCGTACTACCTCATCTGGCCCGACTCCAAGGCGCACGATGGCGCGTTGTCCAAGTTCCGGGACTGGCTGGTAACCCAAACCGGCGGAGAGGATCTGTTGCCGCGCTAG
- a CDS encoding acyl-CoA dehydrogenase has protein sequence MSLDAPSIKPKDAPDLANFDWQDPFRLDDQLEEDERMIAQSARNFAQEKLQPRVIKAYAEEAVTPELFTEMGEMGLLGTTIPEEYGGLGAGYVSYGLVAREIERVDSGYRSMMSVQSSLVMYPIYAYGTEEQRQKYLPKLSTGELIGCFGLTEPDAGSDPSGMKTRAEKIDGGYRLTGNKMWISNSPIADVFIVWAKSDAHDGKIRGFVLEKGMNGLSAPKIEGKQSLRASVTGEIVMKGVEVGEDALLPNVEGLKGPFGCLNRARYGIAWGVMGSAEFCWHGARQYGLDRHQFRKPLAQTQLYQLKLANMQTEITLGLQAALRVGRLMDQANAAPEMISLIKRNNCGKALDIARMSRDMHGGNGISEEFQVIRHMMNLETVNTYEGTHDVHALILGRAQTGLQAFF, from the coding sequence ATGAGCCTCGACGCCCCCTCCATCAAACCCAAAGACGCCCCCGATCTGGCCAATTTCGACTGGCAGGACCCGTTCCGCCTCGACGATCAGCTTGAGGAAGACGAGCGGATGATCGCGCAGAGCGCGCGCAACTTCGCGCAGGAAAAGCTGCAACCGCGCGTGATCAAGGCCTATGCCGAAGAGGCAGTCACCCCCGAGCTTTTCACCGAAATGGGCGAGATGGGCCTGCTGGGCACGACCATTCCCGAGGAATATGGCGGGCTGGGCGCGGGCTATGTCAGCTACGGCCTCGTCGCGCGCGAGATTGAGCGCGTCGATAGCGGCTACCGCTCAATGATGAGCGTGCAGTCGTCGCTGGTAATGTATCCGATCTATGCATACGGCACCGAGGAGCAGCGCCAGAAATATCTGCCCAAGCTATCGACGGGCGAGTTGATCGGCTGTTTCGGCCTGACCGAGCCTGACGCGGGCAGCGATCCGTCCGGTATGAAAACGCGCGCCGAAAAGATCGACGGCGGTTACCGCCTGACCGGCAACAAGATGTGGATTTCAAACAGCCCCATCGCGGACGTTTTCATCGTTTGGGCAAAGTCCGACGCGCATGACGGCAAGATCCGCGGTTTTGTTCTGGAAAAGGGCATGAACGGACTGTCAGCCCCCAAGATTGAGGGCAAGCAATCCTTGCGCGCCTCCGTCACCGGCGAGATCGTGATGAAGGGTGTGGAGGTCGGCGAGGATGCTCTGCTGCCCAATGTTGAGGGTTTGAAAGGGCCGTTCGGCTGTCTGAACCGTGCCCGCTATGGCATCGCTTGGGGCGTCATGGGCTCTGCCGAGTTCTGTTGGCACGGCGCGCGGCAATACGGCCTTGATCGCCACCAATTCCGCAAGCCTTTAGCACAGACGCAACTCTATCAGTTGAAGCTGGCAAACATGCAGACCGAAATTACGCTGGGCCTTCAGGCCGCTCTGCGGGTGGGTCGTCTGATGGATCAGGCCAATGCGGCGCCCGAGATGATCAGCCTTATCAAGCGCAACAATTGCGGCAAGGCGTTGGATATTGCGCGCATGTCGCGCGACATGCATGGCGGAAACGGAATTTCCGAGGAATTTCAGGTCATTCGCCACATGATGAACCTCGAGACGGTAAATACCTACGAGGGGACGCATGACGTACACGCGCTGATCTTGGGGCGTGCGCAAACCGGACTGCAGGCGTTTTTCTAA
- a CDS encoding FAD-dependent oxidoreductase codes for MSEKLSDIIVIGGGIAGISAAAELAQDAKVIVLETEARMGFHATGRSAAIYIRNYGNAVLRAINIASEPVLQNPAEICDHSLLSPRGELLIASQDELPTLESYAENAQGLERLTSAEAVSLVPILRPEPIAGAIYEASAQSIDVDLMLQGYARLLKSRGGRVITNAAVASIQRQGTVWQVSAGGQDYTAPIIVNAAGAWADQIAEMAGVAQLGMQAFRRSAAILRLEPEHDVDRWPLFGTVAETWYAKPEAGKLMVSPADEDPVDPHDAWPDDMVLAEGLDRYEQAVTVPVTRVEHSWAGLRTFAPDRTPVVGFAPQSEGFFWLAGQGGYGVQTAPALSQTTAALIVGRAPVLTPEFLAAIAPDRFI; via the coding sequence ATGAGCGAAAAACTAAGTGATATCATAGTTATCGGGGGCGGAATTGCCGGTATCTCAGCCGCTGCCGAACTGGCTCAGGACGCGAAGGTCATTGTGCTCGAGACGGAGGCGCGGATGGGGTTTCACGCCACCGGACGCTCGGCCGCGATCTACATTCGGAACTACGGAAACGCGGTGCTGCGCGCGATCAACATCGCGTCGGAACCAGTGCTGCAAAATCCGGCTGAAATTTGTGATCACAGCCTGTTGTCGCCGCGCGGTGAACTACTTATTGCGTCTCAGGATGAGCTGCCCACGCTTGAAAGCTACGCAGAAAATGCGCAGGGCCTAGAGCGTTTAACTAGTGCAGAAGCAGTGTCTCTGGTGCCGATCCTAAGGCCCGAGCCGATTGCGGGGGCCATCTATGAGGCCAGCGCTCAGAGCATTGACGTGGATCTAATGCTGCAAGGCTATGCAAGATTGCTGAAATCGCGTGGTGGCCGCGTGATCACAAACGCAGCGGTCGCCAGCATACAGCGTCAGGGCACGGTCTGGCAGGTGTCCGCGGGCGGGCAGGATTACACTGCGCCAATCATCGTCAATGCCGCCGGCGCCTGGGCCGATCAGATCGCAGAGATGGCAGGCGTTGCCCAGCTGGGAATGCAGGCGTTCCGCCGCTCGGCTGCGATACTGCGGCTGGAACCCGAACATGACGTGGATCGCTGGCCGCTCTTTGGAACAGTGGCCGAGACTTGGTATGCCAAGCCGGAGGCAGGCAAGCTGATGGTTTCGCCCGCAGACGAGGACCCGGTGGATCCCCATGATGCATGGCCCGATGACATGGTATTGGCCGAGGGCCTCGATCGCTATGAGCAGGCGGTGACTGTGCCCGTGACCCGTGTCGAGCATAGCTGGGCCGGCCTGCGCACCTTTGCGCCGGATCGCACGCCGGTCGTCGGTTTTGCGCCGCAGTCGGAGGGATTCTTCTGGTTGGCCGGGCAGGGCGGCTATGGCGTTCAGACCGCGCCCGCGCTATCGCAGACGACGGCGGCCCTGATCGTCGGACGCGCGCCGGTATTGACCCCAGAATTTCTGGCCGCCATCGCCCCCGACCGATTTATCTGA
- a CDS encoding PAS domain-containing protein translates to MTKDPTGKDAEPNLRHLAGESNAAIAAFEAYWHKMRKGKLVPRRSDIDPRGIEPLLSNAFIVERIAPGLARLRIAGGHLTDLMGMEVRGMPISAFIEPGARDTLAHHLVRLFDQPATLRLSLSAPARPSAPALTGTLVMLPLRSDLGDISRALGCLVSTGNIGRGPRRFEIVDAVVNPLDGAAIPDASPRLIMDDLGEEVVRMPENGPMTASERPYLRLIKS, encoded by the coding sequence ATGACCAAGGATCCGACTGGCAAAGACGCAGAGCCTAACCTACGTCACCTCGCGGGCGAATCGAACGCGGCTATCGCTGCATTCGAGGCCTATTGGCACAAGATGCGTAAGGGCAAGCTGGTGCCGCGCCGCTCGGATATCGACCCGCGCGGGATCGAGCCGCTGCTGAGCAATGCCTTTATCGTCGAGCGGATCGCACCGGGTCTGGCACGGCTGCGCATCGCGGGTGGCCACCTGACCGACCTCATGGGAATGGAAGTGCGCGGAATGCCGATCAGCGCATTTATCGAGCCCGGCGCACGCGATACCTTGGCGCATCACTTGGTGCGCCTCTTCGATCAGCCCGCAACCTTGCGCCTGTCGCTGAGCGCGCCGGCCCGCCCCAGCGCCCCTGCCCTGACCGGCACGCTAGTAATGCTGCCGCTGCGCAGCGATCTCGGCGACATCTCTCGCGCGCTTGGCTGTCTGGTAAGTACCGGCAACATCGGGCGTGGACCGCGCCGGTTTGAAATTGTCGATGCCGTCGTAAACCCGCTGGATGGTGCCGCCATTCCAGACGCCAGCCCGCGCCTCATCATGGACGACCTTGGCGAAGAGGTGGTGCGGATGCCCGAGAATGGCCCCATGACTGCGTCCGAACGTCCGTATCTGCGGCTGATCAAAAGCTGA
- a CDS encoding RidA family protein — protein sequence MSDITRTHTGPRMSQIVTHNGTIYLAGQVGNAGDSVADQTQTCLDNIDRLLAEAGSDKTRILQTVIWLADMADFAEMNAVWDKWVPEGHTPARAAGEAKLATPDYLVEFIVTAAQS from the coding sequence ATGAGCGACATCACCCGCACCCATACCGGCCCACGCATGAGCCAGATCGTCACGCATAACGGCACCATCTATCTGGCCGGACAAGTCGGCAACGCCGGCGACAGCGTTGCGGACCAGACCCAGACCTGCCTCGACAATATTGACCGCCTGTTGGCTGAGGCAGGTTCGGACAAGACCCGCATCCTGCAAACAGTCATCTGGTTGGCCGACATGGCCGACTTTGCCGAGATGAACGCCGTTTGGGATAAATGGGTGCCCGAAGGCCACACGCCCGCACGCGCCGCAGGCGAGGCCAAGCTGGCGACACCGGACTATCTGGTAGAATTCATCGTGACCGCTGCGCAGAGTTGA
- the gmk gene encoding guanylate kinase gives MAERRGLLIILSSPSGAGKSTLSRRLREWDENVAFSVSATTRAPREGEVDGKDYYFLGVDDFKRHVNEGQMLEHAYVFGNLYGSPKDPVEAAINQGRDVLFDIDWQGAQQIQNSDLGKHTLSIFILPPSIAELRRRLESRGQDSGEVIAKRMQKSWDEISHWAEYDYVLTNDDLDATDASLKQIIAAARLRRIQQPALTEHVRNLQMEFEDRK, from the coding sequence ATGGCAGAGCGGCGCGGCCTTTTGATCATCCTGTCATCGCCCTCGGGCGCGGGCAAATCGACGCTGTCACGACGATTGCGCGAATGGGACGAAAACGTCGCGTTTTCCGTCTCGGCCACAACACGCGCGCCGCGTGAGGGCGAAGTCGACGGGAAGGATTATTATTTCCTCGGCGTCGATGACTTTAAACGTCACGTCAACGAGGGGCAGATGCTGGAACATGCGTATGTTTTCGGCAATCTCTACGGCTCGCCCAAGGATCCGGTCGAGGCGGCGATAAATCAGGGCCGCGACGTGCTGTTCGACATCGATTGGCAGGGCGCTCAGCAGATCCAGAACTCTGACCTTGGCAAACATACGCTGTCGATCTTTATCCTCCCGCCCTCCATCGCCGAACTGCGCCGTCGGCTGGAATCGCGCGGTCAGGACAGCGGCGAAGTGATCGCCAAGCGGATGCAGAAAAGCTGGGACGAGATCAGCCATTGGGCCGAATATGACTACGTACTGACCAATGATGATCTGGACGCCACCGATGCGTCGCTCAAGCAGATCATCGCCGCCGCCCGCCTGCGCCGTATCCAGCAGCCTGCCCTGACTGAGCATGTGCGCAACTTGCAAATGGAATTCGAGGACCGCAAATGA
- a CDS encoding type VI secretion system-associated protein TagO: MMKSLCLTLFACLWAAVAHADFAECLGIVDEAARLTCYDDVNGYQSPKDESAPVADPGAWTVKSEFSKIDDSANVFMMLQSKDETNCRYKTGTHTLMIACRENTTSMWITFGGCFMSSIQGKGRVTYRLDGDPAQKARFRESNDNMALGLWNGGSAIPFLKRLLGHDRLLVRATPFSDSTVTGEYDIKGIDTAIAPLREACNW, translated from the coding sequence ATGATGAAATCACTCTGCCTCACCTTGTTTGCCTGCCTATGGGCTGCGGTCGCCCACGCCGATTTCGCCGAATGCCTAGGGATTGTCGATGAGGCCGCCCGCCTCACATGCTACGACGACGTAAACGGCTATCAGTCGCCCAAGGATGAGAGCGCGCCGGTGGCGGATCCCGGCGCATGGACGGTCAAATCTGAATTTTCAAAGATCGACGATTCCGCAAACGTTTTCATGATGCTACAAAGTAAAGATGAGACGAACTGCCGATACAAGACCGGCACGCATACTTTGATGATTGCCTGCCGTGAGAACACCACCAGCATGTGGATCACCTTTGGCGGATGTTTCATGTCCAGCATTCAGGGCAAGGGCCGGGTTACTTATCGGCTGGACGGCGACCCGGCTCAGAAAGCCCGCTTTCGCGAAAGCAATGACAACATGGCCTTGGGGCTGTGGAACGGCGGCAGCGCAATTCCTTTTCTCAAGCGCCTTTTGGGCCATGACCGCCTGTTGGTTCGCGCCACACCGTTTTCCGACAGCACCGTGACTGGCGAATACGACATCAAAGGTATCGACACGGCGATCGCGCCGCTGCGCGAGGCTTGTAACTGGTAG
- a CDS encoding PQQ-dependent sugar dehydrogenase, which produces MMLFRPILAALLALAAPLSAQTLDGPSGPIPVREMVSGLDGPWSFAFLPDDSVLITEKSGRLWRLIDGQKIEIGGIGPIAQVGQGGLLDVLVPRDFLQTRQLYFTHALMQGNGAGTALATAQFPVGSDKLEGWRVIYQIAKGSSGGRHFGSRLVEGLDGTLFMTVGERGDRPSAQDLARENGSVLRLTRDGDPAPGNPFLDDPNARPAIWSYGHRNPQGAALDGSGQLYVSEHGARGGDEVNLITKGANYGWPVISYGRHYSGAKIGEGTSKPGMEQPEFYWDPSIAPSGLMIYSGALWPEWQGDSFTGSLKFGFISRLSGDPLHEVQRLQSPETERLRDIREAPDGAIWFLSEGQGALYRMAP; this is translated from the coding sequence ATGATGTTGTTTCGTCCCATTCTTGCCGCGCTACTGGCGCTGGCCGCGCCGCTATCTGCACAGACATTGGACGGGCCGAGCGGCCCTATACCGGTACGCGAAATGGTTAGTGGGCTGGATGGCCCATGGTCCTTTGCTTTTTTGCCCGATGACAGCGTGCTGATCACGGAAAAAAGCGGGCGCCTTTGGCGATTAATAGATGGGCAGAAGATCGAGATTGGCGGTATCGGCCCCATTGCGCAGGTCGGGCAAGGCGGCCTGCTGGACGTTCTGGTGCCGCGCGATTTTTTGCAGACCCGGCAGTTATATTTCACGCATGCTTTGATGCAGGGGAATGGCGCCGGCACGGCGCTGGCAACCGCACAGTTTCCCGTTGGGTCAGATAAGCTCGAAGGATGGCGCGTCATTTACCAAATCGCCAAGGGCAGCAGCGGCGGGCGGCATTTCGGTTCGCGTCTGGTAGAGGGGCTGGATGGCACGTTATTCATGACGGTTGGCGAACGCGGCGACAGGCCCTCGGCGCAGGACCTGGCGCGCGAGAATGGCAGCGTTCTGCGCCTCACGCGCGATGGCGATCCCGCGCCGGGCAATCCGTTTCTGGACGATCCAAACGCACGGCCCGCAATCTGGTCCTACGGCCATCGCAATCCGCAAGGTGCAGCGCTGGACGGGTCGGGGCAGCTCTATGTCAGTGAACACGGCGCACGCGGCGGCGACGAGGTGAACCTGATTACCAAGGGCGCGAATTACGGATGGCCGGTGATTTCCTATGGTAGGCATTATTCGGGCGCAAAAATCGGTGAAGGCACGTCAAAGCCGGGGATGGAGCAGCCCGAATTCTACTGGGATCCCAGCATCGCACCATCGGGGCTGATGATCTATTCCGGTGCGCTCTGGCCGGAATGGCAGGGGGATAGTTTCACAGGCTCGCTAAAGTTCGGCTTTATTTCGCGCCTGTCCGGCGATCCCTTGCACGAGGTTCAGCGCCTGCAATCCCCCGAGACCGAGCGACTGCGCGACATCCGCGAGGCGCCGGATGGTGCGATATGGTTTCTCAGCGAAGGGCAGGGCGCGCTCTATCGTATGGCGCCATGA
- a CDS encoding gamma carbonic anhydrase family protein, with translation MTLYSLDGHAPETPKDGDFWIAPGAHVIGRVVLEGGASVWFGCTLRGDNEVIHVGAGTNIQENCVLHTDMGHPLTIGAGCTIGHKAMLHGCTIGENSLIGMGATVLNGARIGRDCLIGAGALITEGKDIADGSLVMGAPGKVVRSLDAAAIEGLRKSALHYQQNMRRFRAGLVTLD, from the coding sequence ATGACGCTTTATTCTCTGGACGGGCATGCGCCCGAGACACCCAAGGACGGGGATTTCTGGATTGCGCCCGGCGCGCATGTCATAGGCCGCGTCGTGCTGGAGGGGGGCGCGTCGGTCTGGTTCGGATGCACCTTGCGCGGCGACAACGAGGTGATTCATGTCGGCGCGGGCACCAACATCCAGGAAAACTGCGTGCTGCACACCGATATGGGCCACCCGCTGACGATCGGCGCGGGCTGCACCATCGGGCACAAGGCGATGCTGCATGGCTGCACGATCGGTGAAAATTCCTTGATCGGGATGGGTGCCACAGTGCTGAACGGCGCGCGTATCGGGCGCGATTGCCTGATCGGAGCAGGGGCGCTGATCACCGAAGGCAAGGATATTGCGGACGGCTCGCTGGTGATGGGTGCGCCGGGCAAGGTCGTGCGCAGCCTCGACGCAGCCGCGATAGAGGGCCTGCGCAAAAGCGCGCTGCACTACCAGCAGAACATGCGCCGCTTTCGCGCCGGATTAGTGACGCTCGACTAA